The following is a genomic window from Bombus fervidus isolate BK054 chromosome 15, iyBomFerv1, whole genome shotgun sequence.
TATTGAACAGAACGTGAAAAAAAGGTTTGGgatgtttattataatcataccgttacgttatcgGTATGGTTATGTTTTGAACGAAATGACGGAACCATTTCGAGAATGAAAGAGATATTATCCAATTATTTCAGCAAgttactaattatattaagttatacacGGAGACATTGCCTTTTTCAATAATCCTGACATGATCGTACATGTACGACCTATTTCTCTGAAATAAAAACCAATTACGCGATCAACATCTGATTTGACTCAACCTCTAAAtcatacgatacgatatattttctgtagtGGTAACACTGCATCGCTACAACATCGCTATCTCGACAACAAAATTGTCAACTACGCTTGGTATgttcaaattaaagaatcatgcaatttctaaatatcgttTGTCTCCCTTTCCATCTTTATCATAATCGAATCATTCCCTGTTGATTTTATTCACTTTTGCGTTAGCCTTCCAACAGAATTCgctcgttatttcgttaacggacaaaattataaaattgaagatcaaataacgtttattcgaataacaattcggttattttttttaccatGATGTATCCTTAtacgtgtattatataaacgagAAGGACGGAAAACATATAGAACAAGAATCACTTTAaagatatatcatttattttatgttttcacaTAACGTGTTTATCGATTTGATTTAGCAACACGTTCGAGttcgtctttcttcttgaTCGCGTAAGAATTAGACGAACCTTTGGCAGCATTGATGAGTTCATCCGCCAAACATTCGGCAATCGTCTTAATATTCCGGAACGCGGCTTCCCTAGCACCGGTACATAATAACCAAATGGCTTGATTTACTCGTCGTAGCGGAGAAACATCCACCGCTTGTCTTCTAACCGTACCAGCACGACCAATACGCGTGGAATCTTCCCTTGGCCCAGAGTTAATGATAGCCGTCACAagaaccttcgtacaaacgtaaaGATAGAGGTGCGTAAACACATTTTCAGtctaattttacttatttacatacatatgtacttatatgaaatagaatgaccataattagttacaaaaaaaaggtgaccataatatatacattacctGTAAAGGGTTATCACCCGTTAGCAGgtgaattatttcaaaggCATGTTTTACAATTCTTACTGCCATTAACTTTTTGCCGTTATTTCTTCCGTGCATCATTAGCGAATTAGTTAAACGCTCAACTATGGAACATTGAGCTTTCCGAAATCGCTTTGCTGCATAACGTCCACCAGAATGTGGTAGatactttgcatttttatcttttacagcGATATAGTCTTGTAAGGAGATATCGTTCACCTCCACATCATCGCAATTCCAACGACCAAATAACTTGATCTCTGGTAATTCTGCGATAGAAAGTGCCACTGGCAAAGTTGTAGTGGTAGGTACCACTATATCATCATATGTTTCTATATCAGCCATTATttatctgtaaaataaaagttatcgttaacttcttatatatgtgttatttgtataaattatagattaataatgCAAAATCATAGATCGACAATTGCTAGCACTATGCGCACAAATCACAGAgagaatatattcattattctgcaaaaagaatataaaaattgaaaattttgaaatatgttccatttaacggattcaaatattgcaaacgctgtttatttttattaaatgtcaaTCAATGCGATACATTAATAGAaatgaggaaaaaaaaaaaaaaaaagaagaaagaaagaaagaaaacgaaaaaaagaaaaagaaatatgtataaatatcgctTAGTTGTATAACTAGTAAAGCTTGACAGAAATTGTAACAGCGTGGAGTAGTTGAAACGATATACACGTTCGacgcaatttctttgaaattgaatGTTTCCAACGTGTTCTCGTTGTTATTCAAGAAACACCACAACTTTCTTGATATAAAAACTTGTAACACGAAGACACGTGGCCATGTGGTCGCGTGTACAAATCGAAACATATTTAGCTGGTAAATAGTAGAAcgtattatacgtttttaatcaCCGACTATCGTTTGTATGTTGCCAATATAATGATATCACTTTTTTCAACACAactgaacaaataaaattatcgaatcttCGAATCCCTTACCATACAAACTTCGTTCGCGTCTTCTTTGGAGTGAGCGTGAACAGGAAAAGACCATGAGACACTAGTGGCGCTTCGACTGCGGCGCTGTGACTGCCGGATTGACATCATATAAGGCGCGCGCAAAccaaatttccttcttcgaaaCTTTTCTACGCGCCGATCGACCGTTTCAGCGCACGGCTTtctcgttcgtaaaacacgcaaGAGAATACCGTCGATTAACCTTGGATAGCTCTGTATCGCATTATCCTTACGTAGTACCACGTCCGAACCTGAACTATGTTGTTGTATGTGACACCCTGATAAAGTGAACTGGTAAGGAAAAATCAAGCGGCGAAACGTCCTCAGGGAAGCGAATCGATATTCTGGCTTGACTTGCACGCCTTTTAATCGCGTCTAAGCTGTAACTCAAGCGGAAATTCAAGCCAGAATAGCTAGCGCGAAAAACGACCAACGCGCATTTGCAATCCCTCTCACCTGCGTCgcagaacaaaaatttaattctattacattAACCAATAAGCTATTCGCTTAGtactatgtacaaatatttgaaaggtgattaaaattatttgtgagGGGGCCAAGTCCACTGATGCGGTGGAGATTTTTCCATCAAGCTCTCCCATGGCTTGTACTCGAGCATATCGCGCATCAAGTTGATTTCGTTCTTTGCGTGAATTATTTGTTCTTATATTTGTCCCTGGTTTATCTTTTCCTCTATATCAGGAACGCTTTCATTCTGCAACGtcagatatgtacatattatatcggtaattcgattcgaaataaaaatatcgtccaaatatcgtttctatctGATCTAGTATTTAAGAATCCTTAAGTGAGAAATAacctgtaatataatatcggtCCTTTCCTTAACCAAACTTTCTATAGATTTCCTGTAAATTTAGTCTTGTAGCATCAGATTCGCGAGCCGTAAAATTCTATCATACAATGTACGAAGTTCCACGCGAGGATTCACAGATACAGCGAGTCCAGTCAAGTTCGTCGACTATGAATAAAAACATACTGTTATTGAACAGAACGTGAAAAAAAGGTTTGGgatgtttattataatcataccgttacgttatcgGTATGGTTATGTTTTGAACGAAATGACGGAACCATTTCGAGAATGAAAGAGATATTATCCAATTATTTCAGCAAgttactaattatattaagttatacacGGAGACATTGCCTTTTTCAATAATCCTGACATGATCGTACATGTACGACCTATTTCTCTGAAATAAAAACCAATTACGCGATCAACATCTGATTTGACTCAACCTCTAAAtcatacgatacgatatattttctgtagtGGTAACACTGCATCGCTACAACATCGCTATCTCGACAACAAAATTGTCAACTACGCTTGGTATgttcaaattaaagaatcatgcaatttctaaatatcgttTGTCTCCCTTTCCATCTTTATCATAATCGAATCATTCCCTGTTGATTTTATTCACTTTTGCGTTAGCCTTCCAACAGAATTCgctcgttatttcgttaacggacaaaattataaaattgaagatcaaataacgtttattcgaataacaattcggttattttttttaccatGATGTATCCTTAtacgtgtattatataaacgagAAGGACGGAAAACATATAGAACAAGAATCACTTTAaagatatatcatttattttatgttttcacaTAACGTGTTTATCGATTTGATTTAGCAACACGTTCGAGttcgtctttcttcttgaTCGCGTAAGAATTAGACGAACCTTTGGCAGCATTGATGAGTTCATCCGCCAAACATTCGGCAATCGTCTTAATATTCCGGAACGCGGCTTCCCTAGCACCGGTACATAATAACCAAATGGCTTGATTTACTCGTCGTAGCGGAGAAACATCCACCGCTTGTCTTCTAACCGTACCAGCACGACCAATACGCGTGGAATCTTCCCTTGGCCCAGAGTTAATGATAGCCGTCACAagaaccttcgtacaaacgtaaaGATAGAGGTGCGTAAACACATTTTCAGtctaattttacttatttacatacatatgtacttatatgaaatagaatgaccataattagttacaaaaaaaaggtgaccataatatatacattacctGTAAAGGGTTATCACCCGTTAGCAGgtgaattatttcaaaggCATGTTTTACAATTCTTACTGCCATTAACTTTTTGCCGTTATTTCTTCCGTGCATCATTAGCGAATTAGTTAAACGCTCAACTATGGAACATTGAGCTTTCCGAAATCGCTTTGCTGCATAACGTCCACCAGAATGTGGTAGatactttgcatttttatcttttacagcGATATAGTCTTGTAAGGAGATATCGTTCACCTCCACATCATCGCAATTCCAACGACCAAATAACTTGATCTCTGGTAATTCTGCGATAGAAAGTGCCACTGGCAAAGTTGTAGTGGTAGGTACCACTATATCATCATATGTTTCTATATCAGCCattatttatctataaaataaaagttatcgttaacttcttatatatgtgttatttgtataaattatagattaataatgCAAAATCATAGATCGACAATTGCTAGCACTATGCGCACAAATCACAGAgagaatatattcattattctgcaaaaagaatataaaaattgaaaattttgaaatatgttccatttaacggattcaaatattgcaaacgctgtttatttttattaaatgtcaaTCAATGCGATACATTAATAGAaatgaggaaaaaaaaaaaaaaaaaaaaagaaagaaagaaagaaaacgaaaaaaagaaaaagaaatatgtataaatatcgctTAGTTGTATAACTAGTAAAGCTTGACAGAAATTGTAACAGCGTGGAGTAGTTGAAACGATATACACGTTCGacgcaatttctttgaaattgaatGTTTCCAACGTGTTCTCGTTGTTATTCAAGAAACACCACAACTTTCTTGATATAAAAACTTGTATACGAATAACACGAAGACACGTGGCCATGTGGTCGCGTGTACAAATCGAAACATATTTAGCTGGTAAATAGTAGAAcgtattatacgtttttaatcaCCGACTATCGTTTGTATGTTGCCAATATAATGATATCACTTTTTTCAACACAactgaacaaataaaattatcgaatcttCGAATCCCTTACCATACAAACTTCGTTCGCGTCTTCTTTGGAGTGAGCGTGAACAGGAAAAGACCATGAGACACTAGTGGCGCTTCGACTGCGGCGCTGTGACTGCCGGATTGACATCATATAAGGCGCGCGCAAAccaaatttccttcttcgaaaCTTTTCTACGCGCCGATCGACCGTTTCAGCGCACGGCTTtctcgttcgtaaaacacgcaaGAGAATACCGTCGATTAACCTTGGATAGCTCTGTATCGCATTATCCTTACGTAGTACCACGTCCGAACCTGAACTATGTTGTTGTATGTGACACCCTGATAAAGTGAACTGGTAAGGAAAAATCAAGCGGCGAAACGTCCTCAGGGAAGCGAATCGATATTCTGGCTTGACTTGCACGCCTTTTAATCGCGTCTAAGCTGTAACTCAAGCGGAAATTCAAGCCAGAATAGCTAGCGCGAAAAACGACCAACGCGCATTTGCAATCCCTCTCACCTGCGTCgcagaacaaaaatttaattctattacattAACCAATAAGCTATTCGCTTAGtactatgtacaaatatttgaaaggtgattaaaattatttgtgagGGGGCCAAGTCCACTGATGCGGTGGAGATTTTTCCATCAAGCTCTCCCATGGCTTGTACTCGAGCATATCGCGCATCAAGTTGATTTCGTTCTTTGCGTGAATTATTTGTTCTTATATTTGTCCCTGGTTTATCTTTTCCTCTATATCAGGAACGCTTTCATTCTGCAACGtcagatatgtacatattatatcggtaattcgattcgaaataaaaatatcgtccaaatatcgtttctatctGATCTAGTATTTAAGAATCCTTAAGTGAGAAATAacctgtaatataatatcggtCCTTTCCTTAACCAAACTTTCTATAGATTTCCTGTAAATTTAGTCTTGTAGCATCAGATTCGCGAGCCGTAAAATTCTATCATACAATGTACGAAGTTCCACGCGAGGATTCACAGATACAGCGAGTCCAGTCAAGTTCGTCGActatgaataaaaagatactgTTATTGAACAGAACGTGAAAAAAAGGTTTGGgatgtttattataatcataccgttacgttatcgGTATGGTTATGTTTTGAACGAAATGACGGAACCATTTCGAGAATGAAAGAGATATTATCCAATTATTTCAGCAAgttactaattatattaagttatacacGGAGACATTGCCTTTTTCAATAATCCTGACATGATCGTACATGTACGACCTATTTCTCTGAAATAAAAACCAATTACGCGATCAACATCTGATTTGACTCAACCTCTAAAtcatacgatacgatatattttctgtagtGGTAACACTGCATCGCTACAACATCGCTATCTCGACAACAAAATTGTCAACTACGCTTGGTATgttcaaattaaagaatcatgcaatttctaaatatcgttTGTCTCCCTTTCCATCTTTATCATAATCGAATCATTCCCTGTTGATTTTATTCACTTTTGCGTTAGCCTTCCAACAGAATTCgctcgttatttcgttaacggacaaaattataaaattgaagatcaaataacgtttattcgaataacaattcggttattttttttaccatGATGTATCCTTAtacgtgtattatataaacgagAAGGACGGAAAACATATAGAACAAGAATCACTTTAaagatatatcatttattttatgttttcacaTAACGTGTTTATCGATTTGATTTAGCAACACGTTCGAGttcgtctttcttcttgaTCGCGTAAGAATTAGACGAACCTTTGGCAGCATTGATGAGTTCATCCGCCAAACATTCGGCAATCGTCTTAATATTCCGGAACGCGGCTTCCCTAGCACCGGTACATAATAACCAAATGGCTTGATTTACTCGTCGTAGCGGAGAAACATCCACCGCTTGTCTTCTAACCGTACCAGCACGACCAATACGCGTGGAATCTTCCCTTGGCCCAGAGTTAATGATAGCCGTCACAagaaccttcgtacaaacgtaaaGATAGAGGTGCGTAAACACATTTTCAGtctaattttacttatttacatacatatgtacttatatgaaatagaatgaccataattagttacaaaaaaaaggtgaccataatatatacattacctGTAAAGGGTTATCACCCGTTAGCAGgtg
Proteins encoded in this region:
- the LOC139994997 gene encoding small ribosomal subunit protein uS7-like is translated as MADIETYDDIVVPTTTTLPVALSIAELPEIKLFGRWNCDDVEVNDISLQDYIAVKDKNAKYLPHSGGRYAAKRFRKAQCSIVERLTNSLMMHGRNNGKKLMAVRIVKHAFEIIHLLTGDNPLQVLVTAIINSGPREDSTRIGRAGTVRRQAVDVSPLRRVNQAIWLLCTGAREAAFRNIKTIAECLADELINAAKGSSNSYAIKKKDELERVAKSNR
- the LOC139994998 gene encoding small ribosomal subunit protein uS7-like translates to MADIETYDDIVVPTTTTLPVALSIAELPEIKLFGRWNCDDVEVNDISLQDYIAVKDKNAKYLPHSGGRYAAKRFRKAQCSIVERLTNSLMMHGRNNGKKLMAVRIVKHAFEIIHLLTGDNPLQVLVTAIINSGPREDSTRIGRAGTVRRQAVDVSPLRRVNQAIWLLCTGAREAAFRNIKTIAECLADELINAAKGSSNSYAIKKKDELERVAKSNR